The DNA window TGCTCGGGTCGACGTGTGCGTCGCGAAGCATGGCGCACAGTTGGTAGTAACCTGGTTTATAAATCGACTTGCCGTCGAGGCTGAAGGGTTCGTCGGCCGACTCGCCCGTGTCTTGACGTACGAGCCAGAGCGAGTATTCCTCGCCGGCGCGAGAGCGGACGGGGAGCGAAAGCGTGGCGGCCGCTGCCGCCGCACCAGCGACAAAACCGCCCCGAGTCATACGGCACATCGTACATCAATCATCGGCAAAAACGCGCTCGTCGTCTAGGGCCTGGCGTCTAGGGGCGTGAGGGCAGTCACGGCGAAGGTCCCGCCTGGAGAAAGCGGTGCCGATCGACAAGATCTACCACCCTGCCGTGCTCGTCGCGGCGGCCCTCTACTTCGGCCTCGGGCGTCTGTGGTATGGTCCGTTCTTCGGGGCTCGGTGGGCGGCTGCGGTGCACGTTGCGAATCCGGGGGCGAGCGTTTCGGACCCGGTGCCGATGCTCGTCGCGGCGGCGATGTCCGTCGTCATCGCGTACGTCGTCGCGATGTTGCTCCACTTGGTACAGGGCGCCGAGCGCACGGTTTGGAGCGGCATCAGCTTCGGGTTGTTCGCGGGCGTCGGCATGGTGGCGAGTGCGATGCTTGCAAGCGGTCTGCAAGAGGGTCGCCCGACCGTGCTGTGGCTCATCGATGCCGGGTATACAGTCACCGGCTGCATGCTCATCGGCGCCGTCGTCGGCGGATGGAAGAGGTCGCATGTTCTTTAGGCAGATATTCGAAGAGGGACTCGCGCAAGCGTCGTACATCGTCGGCTGTACCGAGACGGAGACGGCCTTGGTCGTCGATCCGCGGCGCGACATCGATGTGTATTTGCGAATCGCGCAAGAGAACGACCTCAAGATATCGGCGGTGACGGAGACGCACATCCACGCCGATTTTTTATCGGGCGCGCGGGAGTTGGCGGCTGCGACGGGGGCGACGCTGTGTCTTTCCGGGTGCGGCGGTCCGGAGTGGACGTACGGGCCGTCTGGATCATCGGCGCCGGTGAGACTGCTTCACGACGGCGAATTGATCGAAGTCGGGCGCGTTTTGGTGGCGGTGCGACACGTGCCGGGGCATACGCCCGAACATTTGATGTTCATCGTGACCGACGGTGCCGTTTCCTCGAACCCCATGATCGCGATGACCGGCGACTTCGTGTTCGTCGGCGATCTCGGGCGGCCGGATCTGCTCGAGAAAGTGGTCGGCGTATCGGGAGGCGCCGAGCGCGGCGCACGCTCGATGTTCGCGAGCTTGCGAAGCGTGTTCTCTTCCGTGCCCGACTACGTGCAGTTGTGGCCGGGGCATGGTGCAGGCTCCGCGTGCGGCAAGGCGCTCGGTGCGGTTCCGGCGTCGACCGCGGGCTACGAGCGTCTGACCGCGTGGTGGGCACCGTACGTCGCATCGGGGGATGAGGCCGGCTTCGTGCGCGAGCTGCTCGATGGCCAGCCGGATGCGCCGACGTATTTCGCACGCATGAAGCGCTTGAATCGCGACGGCGCGCCGCTCCTAGGCAAGCTGCCCGAGGCGCGTCGATTGGATGCGGCCGGATTGGCCGCTGCGGTCGGTGCGGGCGCGGTGGTCGTCGACTCGCGTCGGAAGAAGGCATTCAAGGCCGGTCACCCGATCGGAGCGCTCGCGATCGCGGATGAATCATCGTTCTCGACGCGCGCTGCGTGGTTCGTCGATCCGGAAAAGCCCATCGTGTTGATCGCGACGCCGGATCACGTGGAGGGATTGGTGCGTGCGCTGATCCGCGTCGGCCTGGACAAGGTAGCGGGTTTCGTCGATGCCGGCGACACATCAGCCCTTTCTGCAATGGGGACCGCAACGCTCGACTCGATCGATCTCGCGGCGGCGCGCAAGCGATGGGAAAGCGGCGAGGCAGTGATCATCGACGTCCGCAACGGCGGAGAATGGCGCCACGGACACATCCCAGGAGCTATTCACACGCCGGCGAGCACATTAGGCGCGATGCTCGATTCGGTTCCGCGCGACAAGCCACTGCTCGTCCACTGCGCCGGCGGCAACCGGTCGGTCGCGGCGTCGAGCGTGCTGCTCGCGAACGGCTTCACGCGTGTGAGCGATGTCGCTGACGGCTTCGACGGTTGGGAAGCAGCGGGCTATCCGGTTGACCGCGAGGACGAAGCGGCAAAAATCGCCTGATCTGCGGCTTATGCCTCGCGCTCGTGTTCTAGGGTCGCGCAGCCGGGCTTAGCGCGACGCCGAACGCGGTGAACGTCCGCGAGATCTTGCCGATGAGCGAGCCGTCGGGGTACGAGAAGATCAGGACGTTATCGCTCGCCGAGTCCGCCACGTATAGCTTCTGGAAATACTTGCCGAACGCCAAGCCGTATGGGTTCACGAAGTTCCCAGTGATGACCAAAGACGGCGTCGACGAGCCGGGTGGAAAGACATCGACGGCGGGCGCCGTTTGATCGCATGCCAGCAGATCGAGGTTTCGATCGAGCGCAAGTCCGCCGGCGAAGCCGAGATGGATGCCGAGGTCCTGACCGGTTTGCGAGCCGGGTGCGAACTCGAGGATCCGCCCACCGGTAGAAGCATTGTAGCTGACGTAGAGATTATTTTTCGGGTCGACGGCGAGACCGTCGGCGCCGCCGTTGATCGCGATCGCCACGTTCGGCGCCATCTGGCCGGGCGGATACTCGAGCACTTGAGTGCCCTGACCGATGCCCATATAGTTGACGAGGTACATCGTTCCGTCGCCGCCCACAGCAACGGTCAGCGGATTGGTGAGCCGCTGGTGGAAGCCGCGCGTGTACGTCCGGCTTGGTGTGAGCGAACCGGGCGGATATACGGTGACCGTCTGATTGTCGACGTTTGACACGAAGAGATCACCGCTCGAATCGACCGCCAGCGCATTCGGCCCGCTGATGCCCTTCGTGATCATCCCGAGGAGCTGGTGCGGCGCGTTCTTCTCGTAGATGTCGACGCTGCTGCTGCGGCCGTTCGATACGAAAATGCGGCCGTCGGCGGACGCCGGCGCCAAAACAGAGTCCGACGCCGGCATCTGTGCGAGCATCGGCATCGCCCCCGACGATATCGGGCGTGCGCCTACCGGCATGGCGGGGGTCGAAGCTGTCGAGCAGCCCGCCAGGGAAAGAGCGAGCATGCCGGCCGCAAGCGTTGCGACGATGCCGTTTTTTCTCACGATGCTCGAACTCCGATCTTGCGCGCCGGTTGGTTGAGTCGACGTTAGTGTACAGTGCTTAATTTCCTGTGAAAGGCCGTCGCTCACCTCCGCCCGCGTACACTCTGCTCCGTAGGGCTCGGATTCTCAGTGGTATTTCAGGCGCCCTGGGAAACGTGTCCGGATGCAATCGCGAACGCTCATCGCCAGCCTCATCGCCGTCGTCTGCCTCGTGCTCATCGGTGCGGGGATCGCCGGCGTCGTCGCATTCCACGAGCTCGCGTCGATGTCGAGAAATCTCGACGAGACGACGGCGAAGATGGATGTCGTCGCGACGAACATCGAGCGAGTCTCGAAACAGATGCAGACGCTCGATCGAGTCGACCGGCAGCTCGCGGCGATGAACGGCAAGCTATCCAAGACGAACGATTTGCTGCTCAGGACGAACGCGAGTCTCGACACGATGGTAGCCGAGTCGAAGGCAGCGGATGCAAAGCTCGCGCGAATGGCAGGCGACCTCTCGGTCATGTCGCACAAGATCTCCGGCTCGTTCCTATTCCGCGGGGTGAAGTGACCCCACGCAGGCACCTGTCGTAGAAGACGCGGTGTGATTGAAGTCCCGCATGATTTTGCGCTGCCGCTTGAGCGTCACAGACGCTCCTCGCGTGGGACGCCTGCAAGTCTTTGCTGGTTCGATCCCCGAAGCGTAAGGATCATGAGACGATATCACTTCGTGGGATTTCTTATCGGACTCGTCGTGGGACGACGTCGGTCGTTTCGCATCCGCGCATCTCATCACTGGATAGGAGAGGTTTAATGGCGGGCTACCTCGTGGCGTCGGTCAAGTGGCACGATGCGGAAGCTGCGACACGCTATTACCACATGGTCCTCGAGTCGCTAAAACCGTTTGACGGCAAATATCTGGCGCGCGGCGCCCCGGCGTTCGTGCTCGAGGGCGACCAAACGCCTGCACGCCTCGCGATGATCGAGTTTCCTACTCCCGACCACGCAGACCGCTGGCACCAGTCGGACGATTACGCGGCGGCACGAAAGGTGCGAGAAGAGTTCGCCGAGACCTATTGGATCGTCGTCATGGAGCAGCTAGCGCGTTGATGCGCTAGGCGTCGGGCGAAGGAGTCCAGAACAGGTCACCCTCCTCATCGGAGGGTTTCTTCTTTATTTACGAGGTTCAGATGCGGATAGCTGCTATCGTTGTCGCGTTCATGTTCGTTTTGCCATCGCCTTCGAGCGCCGGCGCACCTGCGTATAGCGATGCGGACGTCCAACAACTCGTCCAAGCAGTGCTCGCCATACCCGTCGATCATCAGTTCTTGCTCGCGCTGGAAACCCAGCCCGCGTCTGACATGCCGCCATGGGACCACCTTGCGCACTACGCGGGTCCCGTCAAGATCCCGGACGGTCGAACGGCGTATGCGGTGGTCGTCGATGACCAGTATGCATCGGCTCTCACCGACCTCGGCCACGCGGACCATGCGGTCGGGGCTGCAGTCACGGCGGCGGTCTTCTTGGCGGTCATCGATGCCGGACGTGCCGGCCCGAAGTGGAAGTCATGGTACGATAAAGCGGCGGCCGCAGATGCGGCTCTTCCTGGGTCGGTCGCCGATCGTTATACGAACCGCCATGCGCTCGTCGCCGCGCTGGCGGATTCGAAAACCGCGCTTTATGCGAGCATCGCCGGGCCCGACACGGCTTCTTATGACGAGTTCGGTTTACCGTTGTCGGACCCGATCGACTACGGGACCGGCCTTGTCGAGTATGCGCGCCTCGGCGTCGCGTCGGCTCGCTTGATCGAGCTCTACGAATTTCCTGGCGCTCTCAAGCAGCACGCGACGCAGTCGTTCATCGACGCTTGGTTCGCTAAACTCGGGCCGCTACTGCCGGACGACGCATCGCGTGCACACCTCACAACGCTGCGTCCATTGTTCGCCGTCGCGAGCATCGACGACCTCAAGACGCACCAGCAACGATTCGCCGGAGGCATGCTCAGCGTTGTCAACAGCCTCGATAAGATTCAAGTCGAGGCTTTTGGCATCGGCTACGATGCCAACGATTTGCGGTATAATGCGCTCGGGATCAAGAGCACAAAAGAAGACGACGAGCTCCGTAGCTTAGTCGGTGGATCGGACGCGCTCGACAGCGCCGTCCCTGGGCTAACGGATTTGCGCGCAAGGCTTGCGTCTCTCGGACCGGCCGACTGGTCGACGGTCGCGGACCTGTCCGGTCAAATCGTGAAGCTGCTCGTGCCGAACAAACACTCGAATTAGAATGACGCTAGTCGATCGAATTCGTACCGCGCTGGCCGATACGCCGAACGTCCAAGAGAAGCGCATGTTCGGAGGGGTCGGGTTCATGGTGCGCGGCAAGCTGTGCCTGTCGGCGCGACAGAAGCGGATGATGTGTCGCATCGACCCGGCGTTGCATGACGACGTGCTTCGGCGGAAGTCGTGCCGGACGGTCGTGATGAAGGGGCGTTCGCTTCGCGGCTACGTCCGCGTCGAGGCGTCGAAAGTAAGGACAAGGCGCGATCTCGACTACTGGGTCGCGCTCGCGCTCGATTACAATCGGCAGATCACCGAGAGTGTGAAGAAGAAGCCGCGCCGGTTGAGCTAAGGCCGCTACAATGCCGAGCTTCGCTCGGCCTACTACAGAGCCGGGGGCTTCCTTGTGCTTTGTACGGCGCGGAACAGATCGGCGGCCGGGCATGGGTCGCCCTGGAAGCGCATCGTCTTCG is part of the Candidatus Eremiobacteraceae bacterium genome and encodes:
- a CDS encoding DUF1761 domain-containing protein, with product MPIDKIYHPAVLVAAALYFGLGRLWYGPFFGARWAAAVHVANPGASVSDPVPMLVAAAMSVVIAYVVAMLLHLVQGAERTVWSGISFGLFAGVGMVASAMLASGLQEGRPTVLWLIDAGYTVTGCMLIGAVVGGWKRSHVL
- a CDS encoding MBL fold metallo-hydrolase, with protein sequence MFFRQIFEEGLAQASYIVGCTETETALVVDPRRDIDVYLRIAQENDLKISAVTETHIHADFLSGARELAAATGATLCLSGCGGPEWTYGPSGSSAPVRLLHDGELIEVGRVLVAVRHVPGHTPEHLMFIVTDGAVSSNPMIAMTGDFVFVGDLGRPDLLEKVVGVSGGAERGARSMFASLRSVFSSVPDYVQLWPGHGAGSACGKALGAVPASTAGYERLTAWWAPYVASGDEAGFVRELLDGQPDAPTYFARMKRLNRDGAPLLGKLPEARRLDAAGLAAAVGAGAVVVDSRRKKAFKAGHPIGALAIADESSFSTRAAWFVDPEKPIVLIATPDHVEGLVRALIRVGLDKVAGFVDAGDTSALSAMGTATLDSIDLAAARKRWESGEAVIIDVRNGGEWRHGHIPGAIHTPASTLGAMLDSVPRDKPLLVHCAGGNRSVAASSVLLANGFTRVSDVADGFDGWEAAGYPVDREDEAAKIA
- a CDS encoding DUF1330 domain-containing protein, with product MAGYLVASVKWHDAEAATRYYHMVLESLKPFDGKYLARGAPAFVLEGDQTPARLAMIEFPTPDHADRWHQSDDYAAARKVREEFAETYWIVVMEQLAR
- a CDS encoding TfoX/Sxy family protein gives rise to the protein MTLVDRIRTALADTPNVQEKRMFGGVGFMVRGKLCLSARQKRMMCRIDPALHDDVLRRKSCRTVVMKGRSLRGYVRVEASKVRTRRDLDYWVALALDYNRQITESVKKKPRRLS